The nucleotide window TCTCTATGACATCCTGAAGCTCATAGCAATTCTCCAAAGAAGCGTGAGCATAAATCATGCTATCATCAGCGAATAATAAATGATTAATAGGAGGAGCATTATCACACACCTCTATTCCGGATATCAGGCCCAAAGCTTGTTTCTGTTGCAAGAGAGCTGAAAAGCCTTCAGCCCCAATCAGAAAAAGGTAGGGAGATAACGGATCACCTTGACGAAGTCCCCTACTCGGTGTAACATAACCCCGAGGTTTCCCCCTGATCAAAAATGAATATCTCACCGAAGACACACACTGCATCACCATGTTTATCCATTTCTGAGCAAAGCCAAAACGAACCATTACCATCCTTAGGAAACTCCATTCCATTCGATCATAGTCCTTACTTAAATCCAACTTTAGAGCCATAAAGCCATCAGCCCCCTCCCTCTTATTGTGCACAAAATGGGCAATTTCATTAGCAACTAGGATATTATCCGTGATCAAACGTCCaggaacaaaagcactttgaAAAGGGAAAATCACAGACGGAAGAATAACCTTTAATCTGTTTGCAATCACCTTCGAACAGATTTTATAAATCACATTACACAATGCTATTGGACGCAAATCAGACATGTGTTCCGGTGTATCCACTTTAGGAATTAGGCATATGTGCGTAAAATTGATTTGACGAAGAAGTTGTCCCGTTTGCAGAAAACTACGGACTGCCTCAAAAACATCTGTTCCAATCGTCTCCCAATAATGTTGGAAGAATAAAGGAGACATCCCATCTGGACCCGGTGATTTAGTTGGGTACATTTGGAAAAGGGCATGACGGACCTCTTCAATTGTACAGGGTGCACAAAGTTGAGCATTCATCTCTTCACTCACACTAGGTTGAATAGCTTCCAACGTAGTATGCACTGCATCATAATCAATCTCCGAAGCTTGAAACATTTTTGAAAAATAGGACGTAACCACATTCTCAATCCCAGCATCATCTTCGAACCATTGACCTTCGTCATCGTAGAGACCCTGCAGCATATTCTTTCGTTTCCTATTTTGAGCCTTCCGGTGGAAAAAACCAGTATTTCGATCCCCTTCCTTTAGCCAAGTCACCTTAGATCGTTGCCGCCAGAAGGACTCCTCCTGATATAACAAGATTTGAAGCCTATCCAtcaattctttcttttctggaGCCGCAACAGAACTCGGTACACCGAGTAATTCCTCCAATCTGGTACGAATGCCTAGCATTTGGAGTTGGCGACCTCTAAACACCTGTTTCTGCCATTTATCGAGATGAATCCGAGTATGTTCTATTTTTTTTGCAACACAAAACATCGGGGTTCCCGTCACATCCCTCTCCCAAGCTTCCTTAACTACTCCATCACACTCTGGGTGTTTTATCCAAAACGCCTCAAACTTGAACCTGTGATACTTTGGTCTAGAAGCCAGAGGTGACGTGCTTGCCTTCAACAAAATGGGAACATGATCCGAGTCCGAAGGAGGCTGATGATAAAGCTTTGAATAGCAAAATAAGTCATGCCAAGAGGGAGTGCAGACCGCCCTATCCAATCTCAGTTGCGTCTCCGAGTTCCACCATGTTGCCATTGCCCCATGAAACCCTAGGTCCAACAAATCCCCATACCCTAGGGCTTCACGGAATCCTCTCATTTGCCTCTCTGCCCTAAGAGGTCCATCAAGCTTCTCCCCACTGTTAAGGATCTCGTTGAAATCTCCAACTACAACCCATGGTAACGAATCCAAATCTGAGAGATCCCTAAGTAGTTGCCACGACTGGTCTCTGTCCCGTGTTCTAGCATAACCATAAAAGCCAATCAGCCTCCAAGAAGGATAGCCTGAGTCCCCCACAATCACCGCATCAATGTGATGGGCTGACGTCGTGCCCAACTGTATTTTGATCTCATCGTTCCAAAACAGACCTAGACCCCCGGCTTGGCCCTCACTAAGCACTACCTctgcatttgcaaaaccaaGCGAGCGATGCAAACGATCAAAATCCTCCTAACGACTTATCTTGGTCTCACACAAGAAAACGATCTGAGGCCGGTTTTGCGAAATCAGATCTTTCAACGCTCTAGACGTCGCCTCATTGCAGATCCCTCTACAATTCCAGCTAAGCACATCCAGATCCACGGATGTAGATTTTGCTTTCTAAATAGCTAGAAAGTAAACCCTAGTGCGAGAGGAGCTAGGTCAAGAAACTTTTTAAAAGATGAATTAAGAGGTTAAAGAAAGTAAACATGCTCGTTCATTCTTCTGTTCTCATATAATGTTAGTATTTGATGTTATCTGACTATATATTTAGACAACAATTTTTCTATGAGTCTAATTTGGCTTTATCTCGGGTTCCTCCGTTAAAAatgaggaaaaaaagaaaaatcctcGTACACTCTCGTACCCGTATTCTATAGTTCGGGGGTCGGGACTCGGGAATACTATATCTTTACCTCCAGAATCCGAATCCATAGAATTCCACCTCAATGTAGAAAGTGTTCAAACTTTGTTCAACTGAATCTTCCAGGTGCATCAGCATCCAAGTCTCAGTTGAGGCTACCATTTCAAATTCTCTGTACTCTTCCTGCTCTTGTGTGGAGAATGGAGAGTGATAATATTTCATCAATGTGCATTGGATTGATTGATGGGCATGGATATATTTGGAAGATCTGTTTGTGGGTGTGAATCTTTAGGATTGTGTATTTGTTTGTGAATTGTTTGATTGATCTGCAATCATTTCAAAAGTGGATACAATGTTGTTGCTTCTAGGGAGCACATTCTGGAGTAGTTACAGTTTGTATAAATGAGAAATCCCTGCATATTTGATATCCTAATTTGGGATAGCATGCTTTGAATCAAGTAAAGGTTTAAGAGACTGCCTTGAAAGGTATTGAAATGGCATCCTTTTTCTGTGCACCACATGAAGTAGTAGGGGTAATCTTACCCTGAGCAGAGGCAGATAAGTCTCACATTCGTCATCATTTTCCTTTAGTGATATGCTTTATTCTTTAGGTTACATTCTTGGAAAGCCAGAATATGTGTCCTGGGTGTTGTGGAAAACGATGGGGAAGTAAATTTTTACGGCTTCACTAAGTGGGATAGTATATCAACCTCATCAAAATTGACCAAGTTATTCAAAGTATCCAGAGAGAGTGAGGAATGTAGCTATAGGATTTATCAAATATTGGCTGCTGAATGTGAACCAGTACTTTGGGTCATGTACTAGTCAATGTCTCCCATCATCAATCTCTTACTTGAGGATCTTAATTTTTAAGAATTTAGGTAAGCAATTTGAGTAATTACCGAAGGTAGTAGAATTAGTTGGTAGTCCATATAAGTGTAATCCATCGAGTAATACTAAATAAATTTTATAAAATCTATTCATTTTGTATTGTTTTTCCCTCACTTGAAATAGTTTTACTCTATTTGCATATTGCTAATGTGACAGTACCtgtgtataatgatatataCCTAACCTTTCACCTAATTGTTAACTTTTGGGCTCATTCTCTGATTCTGCAGGTTATTAGAGCTGGTCGACAAGTTGTGGTTTCTAATTGTGATATTGTTGTTGGTGATGTTCTACCTCTTAAGACTGGTGATGAGGTTTGTAGATTCATTAAGAGTTAATCTTGAAACACACCAAAACTGATTTGTTGTTAATTAGTTTGTTCCTTTTTCGTCTCACTAAGATATTGCCACATCATCTCACATTATCTTTGGACCATAATACGAGTAATACTTTACATGACTCTGGCCTGTTTTATGTATTCTGTTATATGTTctgaatttcattttaaatgcaAAATGTATTGGTTCGGTGATGTATCCCTAGGTCCCTGCTGATGGCATTTTAATCCGTGGTCGCTCACTTGCAATTGATAAGAGTAGAGTCACTGGAGAGAGCAAGATTGTGAGCCTTCATGCTTGTTCAGGATCCTTGTTTAATTTGAACttgtccattttttttttctgttctttttcttGTGAGTACAATATTTCGTTTCTGCAGTTTCACAAGGATTCAAGGAACCCATTTCTACGATCTGGCTGGAAAGTAGAACATGGCAGTGCTACTATGCTGGTAAAGATTTCAGATTTTTCTTGTGTGTACAGGACACTGTCTTGAAAGATTCATATGATGTGATTTGCTTGTGTAACCAAATGGATAGTTGTCAGGATTGTTGAAAAAGACCAATTCATAAAGCTCGTTAAAGTTGAAAATGTTATAAAAGTTGTACATGTTGTCCTGAAGCATAGAAATTTCTGCCATAAAATGTAGCATAAATTTTACTAGTCATCTATAGGTGGtttaatttgtaattagttcCTAGTAAACACAAACAATATCATCAACCCTTGCACACAAGCATCACATACAAATGCTGCCAATAGACTGGGAACATGACCCAAACTACGAAGGAAAGATTATACTTTTCTGTTTAAGGATTAGAATCAAGTTTTCCACTTAGAGTATAATCTAGTGAGTGTATCTTTGGGTGGAATCAATAATACATAGTGGTTTATATGTGGTTGAGCTTCTTAAGAGTCCAAGAGCACTGTTAAAGTTAATTGCACTGACTGAGAGAAATCATTAATGGAAATAGGTCAGTGTCTTTAGTTATGAAGCCGTAATCATTGGAAACTTATACAGAAGTCCTACCTGATTTTCTGTGTAGTGCAGAATATGAAGCAGGATGTACTTTaatagagaagtgattaggttgGGTCGTTGGAGTTTTGATATGTAGGAGCTCTATAGGGCCAATGGCGCTAAATCCCACCATAATTATAGCACCCACCCCCTACCAACAAAGAGCTTTATCCTTTGTGTACGTATGTCACTTATATGGTCAATTTTTATTACTATTTCTACTGCTCTGACATACTTTTTTgatatatttgtgtgatctttgCCTCATTGGTTATTAATTGCTTTTGTTACTTTTTCCTCTTTGTCACGGGTAGCTATGTAGTTTCTCCAGATCCATTCAAAAGATTATAGTTTCTCCAGATCCATTCAAAAGATTATATCAAACCATGAATGCTTGTTGCTTGTCTATTTTTGACAGGATTGCATTTTTCCTTTGTCACTGAGGGTTTCTTTTATCAGGTAACTGGGGTTGGGAAATGTACTGAATCAGGAATTCTCAGGGCTAACACTTATTCAAAAGACACCGAGAATAAAACCCCCTTGCAGGTCAGCAAACTCAACTATTATTGTAACAGattttattcttttaatttgtaAATGCAAGATATACCGAACCATAGTGGACTCTACATAGGTGCTTTTAAGGGAGGTTGCTACTTTCATGGGTGCTGTTGGATTCATGGGTGCTGCCATTGTTGCATATGTTGTTTGGTTCAGGTATTCAACCTCCAGATTAATTTGGCCAACTCCCCCATCTTTCTCTAGAATGTACTATAAtcacataaaatattatttctGCAGAGACTTCTTTACTGGTGATAATTCAAATGGAAGTCCTGAACCTGGAAGTACACTTGAAGAAGTGATTAGAATTAGTACCATTGCAGTATGTCTGTCTATATGCTTGGTTgcgttatgtgtgtgtgtattatatgtgtgtgtgtgtgtgtgtgtaaaggtTTGTTGTTGACTGATTATAAGTGAACATTTCAGGTTGCCATTTTTGTCGTTGCATTACCTGAAATGCTTCCTTCAGCTTTCAACATAAGGTAAGTCTGCCCGACAGTTCATGTTAAAATATGtcctaattttttttacttcaaAATGGCTTATTGATCAATAGGATGGTTCTGAAGAGGGAATTGGCAAGTGTGGATGTGCAAATTTGAACATTGGGTCTGCATGTTTATGCCAGTTGATCCACATGTGTTAATGTGCACATACACATATCCAAGTCCTGTTGATCGATGATATATTGTCCTCTGATTTTAATACTCAGCATGCCACTTTTGTCAGTACCATTTAGTATTGATGTTATAGATTTGTGTTTAATGGATTGATTTTTAGGCACTTCGTTTCCAATTATCTCATCCTATTTTATATCATGAACTGGTGACTAAATAAGTAAATGCGAAGAATCAACACTAATTGAGATTATGTGACAGTTGATCTATTTGTGAACAATTTCCATTTATTTTAAAACGATAAGTATATCTCAATTACCATTATTTGGTCAGCTATTGTGGTATGAAACTATGAAAAAGGTAATCGCGTTGACattacttgtttagaatgcCATACCCTGAAGTGCAACTCTTAGATCTAGTGGGCATGGGGTGGATGGAGTTAGTGAGAAATATATTGACTTTTTAATAGTAAGAGGAGAACTTAGCAgcattttatgattttaatccttacacaaatgaagaaaaattgtCTCCTAAGTTTCTGTCATATGTATTCAGCtttctaagtttgatttttctgTCACTTTGATTGTCTTTGACTGTGACACAGCCGTCTCAGCACAATGAAAAAGATGAAGGCAGACAATGCCTTGGTAGGTGTACTAATTTGTTTGTGATTCTTCATAACTATGCTTTCATTTCCCAATTGGATGTGGTCCCTTGAGTTTTGTTATGGCCAATAATATTCTTTGCATTAAATTCATATATTTGGATGGAACTTGAAATGTAGGTGCGGAGGCCAGCTGTATGTGAAACCATGGCCTTATGCAGTGATGCACTATGTGACAAGACTGGAATAACTTTGAACCAGGTGGATAATTTTTATTATAGCTTGAAAGTTCCCCATTATGATTATAGTCGAGTAGTCACAATAAGACAGATAAACTTAATAGTACAATCATGAAGTTAAAACCTTGAGGATAGTTTTTACAAAAAAGAGAATAGTCAGACAAACAAAACAGTGAGCAAGAATTGACAAGATCAAATCATGGCCATTGGTTGCAGCAAAGGTATTTCTAGAAATTGATTTAGAGAGGATGATGCCCTGACTGAAGGTCTAACACAAGGGTTTAGGTAAGAAACAATCAGAAACTAACAAGAAATTTGTTTCGAGAAACACCAAGCTCATGTATCTAATTCTCCCACAAAGGGAGGAGGCAGTGGTGCAGGgctttattgttattgttattttttccttgtttatttttttgggtaacCCCTCAATTCCTACTAAACGATGCTCTTGTCGATATTCATCATGACTGTAGATGACTGTTTCTGAGGCCTATGCTGGTGAGAAGAAAATCAATTTTGCTGACAGCACAAGCAACTTGTCTCCGATACTATCGTCCTTACTTGTTGAAGGAATTGCTCAGAATACGAGTGGCAGTCTATCTGTGCTTGGGGTACAGATCTGTGCTACTTCACTTAGTAATATTTATCTACAAAACTAGTGATTGCAAAGGCTTACTACTTAAATGTAAAAATTTAATGTTTATATGTAGAGTGGTGATGTTCAGGCTTCTGGATCACCAATTGATAGGGCAATTCTGCATTGGGGAGTCAAGGTTGTCTAACTTGGTCACTATTTCCACTTCTCATGTATAACTATATACTTTGTAAATAATATCAGTTACTGATACCTTTGCAGCTGGGAatgaattttgatgatataaTGTCTCAGTCTCCAGTTTTGCAAGTTTTGCCATTCAGTTCCGAGAAAAAACGAGGTGGTGTTGCACTTGATCTGGTAATTTGAACTAATTGTTCTCTGTTAGGTTGAATCATTTATCTTCCCTTCCATCCTTTAAAATGAAAAGCAATGCTGCCAGTACAAATTGCCAAGTTGCATACATACATTGGGTGGATCTTCTGATTTTCACGTCCTGTTATCTAAGTTCTCATGGCTCATATCAAGCCACACCACCCCAATTCTCTGGATTTTGGATTACTTTTCATCATATCATGAGAAAACTATAGATCATGTTCTGCATTATATCATAGGATAGGAAAACCATTTTATAACATAGTTGTTTGCAGGTAACTTACGGCTGAGTTAAATTGTTATTAATGTTTTGATAATTTTTATTTCTGTATTCACAGACACATGGTCGAGTTCATGTACACTGGAAAGGGGCAGCTGAAGGAGTCTTGGCCTCATGTACAAGATACATTGGGGCTAATGATCAGGTTTTACCAATGGATGATGAGAAGGTTGGAGAAAATAGTTTTCTTATACGGAATAGTTATATGGTATTTAGTTAATTGCTCTGCTACCTTCTTCAGTGAGATCCACATCTATAAAATTGTGAGTGTATTAAATGTTCAGATATTGGAAGACATCTTAAAGATTAAAATATCGCTTGAAACTTACATTTTTACTGCTTTGTATGTTTTTGGTGGTTTTGTTTAAATCCCAAATCTCCAAATGGTGATTGTCATGACCATATGTCTCTTTTGCAGTTAACATTTTTTCAAAAAGCTATCGAGGATATGGCTTCTGGAGGTTTGCATTGCGTTGCTATTGCATATAGATCACTTGAATTGGAAAATGTTCTAATCAATAGTAATGGACAACTAGCGCAGTGGGAACTACCTGAGGATGACCTCATTTTACTAGCTATTGTTGGTATGAAGGTAGTGCATGCCTCCACAAGtgcacacacatacatatattgTTTTTTCTGTCTTGCAACGTACAAAGCAAATGTTtcagaaaatgaaaaattaatcCCTTGGTCGGACTAATTCCTCTAGTCACTAGTCTGTTTGTTTCTAAATGTCTCCATCTCCACTTCCCCAGTGGCAGGCcgtctttatttatttatttgttccaCTTTTGGTTCATCTATGAATGAACACAAATGATTGGTTTAGGTGATTTGTAATAGAAGGTCCCTTTTTGGTAAGGGGGAGCTTCAGTTGAGAGGTCAATTCTTCATTTTCATTTCAGCTTCTGTATGCTCCCATTGTATAATGTTTATAATATCATCAGTATTAAATATATGGCTTGTCGTCTTACATTTACATGTAGTGTTTTTTGTGTTGTGGGGGTGGGATTTTATtccattttttaaatttatattactATATTAGTTTATCTTATGTAGACAACAAATTGCAGGATGATAGTCAACCGGGGATCAAGGACTCGGTGGAAATATTGCAAAGAGCTGGCATTAAGGTATTAGTTGGGAATTGTTTATAACTTATTACAGAATTACCATGTAAGCTTCTACTACTCTTTTGTATGGATGAAGAGGTTTGTTTCTTATTCAAATGTGTTTCAAAGCCACAGGTAAGACAAATTAGATTGAGAAGCCATGGCTGCAATTCTttgaagaaagccaaaatactGATGTTTTCCCACCTAAAGTTTTGTGTGAATTTAGTGTAATTGCCTGTATATTGAGTACGTTAAcagtggattttttttttttttgttacgaTTCCGGTCCTTTTCAATTGggttcttccattttttttttctcatgctgaggaaagaaaaaagccTGAACGAATTTAGTCCAGACAATTAAGAAATCCGCCAGTTTGTTAGACTCCAAAATTTGTTCATTATTAGATTTCATTCATTTTAGTTCTTTGTTACTAATTGCTAGTTTCTCTATTATTTGCCACTCCTTTTTTTTCCCTAACAGATGGATTCCTTGGGGCCTCTACTTTCTTCATTTCGTTGTTTGGTGCAGCAACTTTAGTATGAAATGTCATTTGGATTTTTATCTCTGTCTCTCTTGAAAACTGAACCATTGATATAATTTTCACTGTTATCTGAAAATGAAGTTGTTTTGGAACCAATGTATAATTTGTTCAggcttttttctttcctcatcattagttgtttttgtttaactatGTTTAAGCTTTCTGAGGATTTCATATgtttaaaaataattttgatTTCTAAGAAAACTATAGTTGTAAAAAGATACATGAGTGCTTGGGTTTAATAATTTTCAATTCAATATAATTTGGATCTGAAGAAATTTTCCACATCATGAGCCATATATAGGTACGCCTTGTTACGCATGACAATCCTCAAACTGCAAAAGCAATTGCTAAGGAATGTAGCATACTTGCTTCTGATGGGTCAGATGTTACTGAGGAAAATCTTATTGAAGGAAAAGTGTTCCGAGAACTTTCTGATAGTCAGAGAGAAGGATTAGCAGAGAAGATTTTGGTGGGTAGAGAATCTACATATTTATTCTTCATAAGTATATTAATTATTGGTGGTATTTCGGATTAAGTATTGCGAAATTTTTACTGGACATATATCATTCAATGCAAGTGTAGGTAATGGCACGGTCTTCCCCCAATGACAAGCTTTTACTTGTGCAAGCACTGCAGAAAAGAGGAAAGATTGTTGCTGTCACTGGATATGTCAGTAATGATGCTCATGCACTACATGAGGTTGGAGACCATTTCCTTATTTGCTAGACCTTCTTTTGCCCTAATTATGAAAATGACCCATGGAGTTTTTGTCGCGCATTCGATTAAGGCCCTGATGTTTTAATGTTGTCAATTGCTCATGTAGCTGTCATACTGTTGCAAATTGAGCACAGGGTGTATTTGgccttttctttttgctttttccttatTATTTGACAAGTCATGATAGATTTTGTTGATTTACTACCATTTCTCTAAAGTTAGGATGTGAGTCAACAGTGTATTTATATTCTGACATGTGATGCGTGATGGTGTTTCTTATATGTTATATCTATTTCTTTCACATTTAGGCCGACATTGGTCTTGCTATGGGTATTCAAAGGACTGAAGTTGTTAAAGAGAGTTCAGATATCATAATCTTGGATGACAATTTTGCTACAGTAGCCaaggtttgtttcttttctacGGAGTGATTCAATGCTGTTGCTTTTtatcttccttttcttcattATATGTGCTCAAATGAATCTCCACATGCAAAGTCCGTGAGAGAATGATTGAATTAAATTTTGTTCAGTAGGGAATTGTAACTCCAACGGTGGAGAATTTGAACCTCTTATTCCTTTCTAGATTCtttccagaaaaagaaaatggcGTGTTCTTGAAGGACAGTTGTCAGGTCGTGATCAGCAGAAAATAACTCCAGCAAAAGTCTTGCTGGCTAAAGATAATTTATACAATATATTAGGCCTTAGATGAATTTTCTTTACCAAATGATATTCCAGTAAACATGAGAGTATATAGTTGTTATAATAGTCAAATGAGGTCCAGAGTAAGCCCATACATGATAAAAGAAATATCAACACAATTTAGCCACAAAACTTGATGATCGGATATGGTGAGCTGCAGTACTTTAATATGTAGCAATTAGCACATGGGATGCTTCATTCAAGAATAAGCTCTCTATCTGTTTACACTGGAATTTTTAAGGacttgttttga belongs to Rosa chinensis cultivar Old Blush chromosome 4, RchiOBHm-V2, whole genome shotgun sequence and includes:
- the LOC112196403 gene encoding calcium-transporting ATPase 10, plasma membrane-type isoform X3, whose product is MPKNLAKLYLKALHRFRHTLVLKKAEEKKQAARKLLRAHTQALRAAAIFKEVADQVKGSGDYFPIEPDELARLTRSSDVDALQQYGGKEGLADLLKTDLDKGIGGDDLLKRTIKFGSNIYPPKTAMSHWTCLREALYNFTRIVLVIAFMGSVVMGILEETKKLGWHDVFSVAIAAAMFILITVLSEYIQARQFQHMIIREEIRNIKLKVIRAGRQVVVSNCDIVVGDVLPLKTGDEVPADGILIRGRSLAIDKSRVTGESKIFHKDSRNPFLRSGWKVEHGSATMLVTGVGKCTESGILRANTYSKDTENKTPLQVLLREVATFMGAVGFMGAAIVAYVVWFRDFFTGDNSNGSPEPGSTLEEVIRISTIAVAIFVVALPEMLPSAFNISRLSTMKKMKADNALVRRPAVCETMALCSDALCDKTGITLNQMTVSEAYAGEKKINFADSTSNLSPILSSLLVEGIAQNTSGSLSVLGSGDVQASGSPIDRAILHWGVKLGMNFDDIMSQSPVLQVLPFSSEKKRGGVALDLTHGRVHVHWKGAAEGVLASCTRYIGANDQVLPMDDEKLTFFQKAIEDMASGGLHCVAIAYRSLELENVLINSNGQLAQWELPEDDLILLAIVGMKDDSQPGIKDSVEILQRAGIKVRLVTHDNPQTAKAIAKECSILASDGSDVTEENLIEGKVFRELSDSQREGLAEKILVMARSSPNDKLLLVQALQKRGKIVAVTGYVSNDAHALHEADIGLAMGIQRTEVVKESSDIIILDDNFATVAKCFRWGRSMHEKVLKVMQQQLTANIVAVTINCMAAVYYRYIPLNAVQFVWVNLIIFGLGPLALATESPADHLMNVPPIDRGQTLIKYIQWKRLLTQVLYQIIALLVINFQGGSLLQNYTRDHATKVKNTMIFNTFVVCQISIEFGVRKTGIVDHPWKWITANSVFLGIVGIILLIQFIIIEFLGKAFFIVRLDWKEWQFSLTLGIVELLFALLLFLKHLVQRNHN
- the LOC112196403 gene encoding calcium-transporting ATPase 10, plasma membrane-type isoform X1 yields the protein MNHSIGLPYNPSNDLETGLKEDHVERMNRWTLAKLYLKALHRFRHTLVLKKAEEKKQAARKLLRAHTQALRAAAIFKEVADQVKGSGDYFPIEPDELARLTRSSDVDALQQYGGKEGLADLLKTDLDKGIGGDDLLKRTIKFGSNIYPPKTAMSHWTCLREALYNFTRIVLVIAFMGSVVMGILEETKKLGWHDVFSVAIAAAMFILITVLSEYIQARQFQHMIIREEIRNIKLKVIRAGRQVVVSNCDIVVGDVLPLKTGDEVPADGILIRGRSLAIDKSRVTGESKIFHKDSRNPFLRSGWKVEHGSATMLVTGVGKCTESGILRANTYSKDTENKTPLQVLLREVATFMGAVGFMGAAIVAYVVWFRDFFTGDNSNGSPEPGSTLEEVIRISTIAVAIFVVALPEMLPSAFNISRLSTMKKMKADNALVRRPAVCETMALCSDALCDKTGITLNQMTVSEAYAGEKKINFADSTSNLSPILSSLLVEGIAQNTSGSLSVLGSGDVQASGSPIDRAILHWGVKLGMNFDDIMSQSPVLQVLPFSSEKKRGGVALDLTHGRVHVHWKGAAEGVLASCTRYIGANDQVLPMDDEKLTFFQKAIEDMASGGLHCVAIAYRSLELENVLINSNGQLAQWELPEDDLILLAIVGMKDDSQPGIKDSVEILQRAGIKVRLVTHDNPQTAKAIAKECSILASDGSDVTEENLIEGKVFRELSDSQREGLAEKILVMARSSPNDKLLLVQALQKRGKIVAVTGYVSNDAHALHEADIGLAMGIQRTEVVKESSDIIILDDNFATVAKCFRWGRSMHEKVLKVMQQQLTANIVAVTINCMAAVYYRYIPLNAVQFVWVNLIIFGLGPLALATESPADHLMNVPPIDRGQTLIKYIQWKRLLTQVLYQIIALLVINFQGGSLLQNYTRDHATKVKNTMIFNTFVVCQISIEFGVRKTGIVDHPWKWITANSVFLGIVGIILLIQFIIIEFLGKAFFIVRLDWKEWQFSLTLGIVELLFALLLFLKHLVQRNHN
- the LOC112196403 gene encoding calcium-transporting ATPase 10, plasma membrane-type isoform X2, producing MNHSIGLPYNPSNDLETGLKEDHVERMNRWTLAKLYLKALHRFRHTLVLKKAEEKKQAARKLLRAHTQALRAAAIFKEVADQVKGSGDYFPIEPDELARLTRSSDVDALQQYGGKEGLADLLKTDLDKGIGGDDLLKRTIKFGSNIYPPKTAMSHWTCLREALYNFTRIVLVIAFMGSVVMGILEETKKLGWHDVFSVAIAAAMFILITVLSEYIQARQFQHMIIREEIRNIKLKVIRAGRQVVVSNCDIVVGDVLPLKTGDEVPADGILIRGRSLAIDKSRVTGESKIFHKDSRNPFLRSGWKVEHGSATMLVTGVGKCTESGILRANTYSKDTENKTPLQVLLREVATFMGAVGFMGAAIVAYVVWFRDFFTGDNSNGSPEPGSTLEEVIRISTIAVAIFVVALPEMLPSAFNISRLSTMKKMKADNALVRRPAVCETMALCSDALCDKTGITLNQMTVSEAYAGEKKINFADSTSNLSPILSSLLVEGIAQNTSGSLSVLGASGSPIDRAILHWGVKLGMNFDDIMSQSPVLQVLPFSSEKKRGGVALDLTHGRVHVHWKGAAEGVLASCTRYIGANDQVLPMDDEKLTFFQKAIEDMASGGLHCVAIAYRSLELENVLINSNGQLAQWELPEDDLILLAIVGMKDDSQPGIKDSVEILQRAGIKVRLVTHDNPQTAKAIAKECSILASDGSDVTEENLIEGKVFRELSDSQREGLAEKILVMARSSPNDKLLLVQALQKRGKIVAVTGYVSNDAHALHEADIGLAMGIQRTEVVKESSDIIILDDNFATVAKCFRWGRSMHEKVLKVMQQQLTANIVAVTINCMAAVYYRYIPLNAVQFVWVNLIIFGLGPLALATESPADHLMNVPPIDRGQTLIKYIQWKRLLTQVLYQIIALLVINFQGGSLLQNYTRDHATKVKNTMIFNTFVVCQISIEFGVRKTGIVDHPWKWITANSVFLGIVGIILLIQFIIIEFLGKAFFIVRLDWKEWQFSLTLGIVELLFALLLFLKHLVQRNHN
- the LOC112196403 gene encoding calcium-transporting ATPase 10, plasma membrane-type isoform X4, producing the protein MNHSIGLPYNPSNDLETGLKEDHVERMNRWTLAKLYLKALHRFRHTLVLKKAEEKKQAARKLLRAHTQALRAAAIFKEVADQVKGSGDYFPIEPDELARLTRSSDVDALQQYGGKEGLADLLKTDLDKGIGGDDLLKRTIKFGSNIYPPKTAMSHWTKKLGWHDVFSVAIAAAMFILITVLSEYIQARQFQHMIIREEIRNIKLKVIRAGRQVVVSNCDIVVGDVLPLKTGDEVPADGILIRGRSLAIDKSRVTGESKIFHKDSRNPFLRSGWKVEHGSATMLVTGVGKCTESGILRANTYSKDTENKTPLQVLLREVATFMGAVGFMGAAIVAYVVWFRDFFTGDNSNGSPEPGSTLEEVIRISTIAVAIFVVALPEMLPSAFNISRLSTMKKMKADNALVRRPAVCETMALCSDALCDKTGITLNQMTVSEAYAGEKKINFADSTSNLSPILSSLLVEGIAQNTSGSLSVLGSGDVQASGSPIDRAILHWGVKLGMNFDDIMSQSPVLQVLPFSSEKKRGGVALDLTHGRVHVHWKGAAEGVLASCTRYIGANDQVLPMDDEKLTFFQKAIEDMASGGLHCVAIAYRSLELENVLINSNGQLAQWELPEDDLILLAIVGMKDDSQPGIKDSVEILQRAGIKVRLVTHDNPQTAKAIAKECSILASDGSDVTEENLIEGKVFRELSDSQREGLAEKILVMARSSPNDKLLLVQALQKRGKIVAVTGYVSNDAHALHEADIGLAMGIQRTEVVKESSDIIILDDNFATVAKCFRWGRSMHEKVLKVMQQQLTANIVAVTINCMAAVYYRYIPLNAVQFVWVNLIIFGLGPLALATESPADHLMNVPPIDRGQTLIKYIQWKRLLTQVLYQIIALLVINFQGGSLLQNYTRDHATKVKNTMIFNTFVVCQISIEFGVRKTGIVDHPWKWITANSVFLGIVGIILLIQFIIIEFLGKAFFIVRLDWKEWQFSLTLGIVELLFALLLFLKHLVQRNHN